Proteins encoded together in one Chitinophaga lutea window:
- a CDS encoding glycoside hydrolase family 16 protein, with protein MQQLKHILTATALLMSVGGYGQSGNGLIWADEFNTGSRPDTSKWSYNIGTGNNGWGNQELQYYTDRPQNAEVSDGTLKIRAIKEDHNGSAYTSARLLTKGKFDFKYGKVEVRAKLPVGKGTWPAIWMLGANISEAGWPGCGEIDIMEHKGSVPGKIYGTVHHPGHSGANGDGLTTMTARVSEDFHIYTADWSATSIRFYVDGKLYYTFANNAAVPFNHHFFILLNFAVGGTFGGPVDPAFTSGVLEIDYVRVYGN; from the coding sequence ATGCAACAACTGAAACACATCCTGACCGCTACCGCCCTGCTGATGAGCGTTGGCGGCTACGGACAATCCGGGAACGGGCTCATCTGGGCCGATGAATTCAACACCGGCAGCAGACCGGACACCAGCAAGTGGAGCTATAACATCGGTACCGGCAACAACGGCTGGGGCAACCAGGAACTGCAATACTATACCGACCGTCCACAGAACGCCGAAGTGTCTGACGGCACATTGAAGATCAGGGCGATTAAAGAAGACCATAACGGCAGTGCCTATACCAGCGCGCGGTTGCTCACCAAAGGCAAATTCGATTTCAAATACGGTAAAGTGGAAGTACGCGCCAAACTGCCCGTGGGTAAAGGTACCTGGCCGGCCATATGGATGCTGGGCGCCAACATCTCCGAGGCTGGCTGGCCCGGCTGCGGGGAAATCGACATCATGGAGCACAAAGGCAGCGTTCCCGGGAAAATATACGGTACGGTGCATCACCCCGGCCACTCTGGCGCTAACGGCGACGGGCTGACCACGATGACCGCCAGGGTGTCGGAAGACTTCCACATTTATACGGCCGACTGGTCGGCTACCAGCATCCGGTTTTATGTGGACGGAAAGCTGTATTATACATTTGCCAACAATGCTGCCGTTCCTTTTAACCACCACTTTTTTATCCTGTTGAATTTCGCCGTAGGCGGCACATTCGGCGGACCGGTGGATCCTGCGTTCACATCCGGCGTACTGGAGATCGACTATGTGCGGGTGTACGGGAATTGA